The DNA sequence TAAAACTGGCAATCAAGGTTTCCTGACACTGTGTTCCAATTCCTTGAACAGACTGCTCAGGGTGGAGAAGGAAACATTATGTGACAAAATGATTATCTGAGCATTACCTGTTAGTGTAAGTGGTGCATTCCAGCTTGTGAAGTTTTAAGCTCTCCGTGTACTTTTCAATAGCTTTtttatagttgccctttttcaCAAATTCATTTCCTTCTATCTTCAGCTTATTTGCTTGTTCAGTGGTAGCAACTGTAGGCACTGGAATTTTAAGAAAaacaaatcagggctttttaaaacagCTAGACATACATTTATTGCTACAGCAGCCCATTAAATGAATTAAAATCCAGCCTCTGGTGCTTGGGGTTGTGGAATTATAATAATTAAAGTCAATTCATGATGTTACAAGGATACAAATCAAAAATTTCCAATGATCATTTGGCAGAGCCTAAATGACTCCAAATTACAGCCATCCTATTTGTATTATATGGTAGCACCAGGGAATTTCAGCACATTTTAAAGATTATGGGCAGGAGAAACCAAGACAAGGATGCAATTCAAGCTACAGAAGTCTGAATAAAAAAGTACTACTTTTACCAAGCCAGTAGACCTTGCAATTCAGCAAGCCAAATACAGTCAGCAGATACATATGCTGGACCTACCAGTCTCTGAAAAATCTCTTTCTGCTGCCTGCTGAGGATGAGGGGGGGgagctgtcaaacatctggcagGTCACAATACTAAGCTGCTGGACTGCATCTAGCTTAGTGGTCATGCTGTGCAACACTGTCCTTGACCTACTTCACATAACTAATATTCAGAGATTGAAACTGGACTTACAGTGAGGGTTTCTTATCATTAGTAAACTAGAAGGTATCCTTGTATGGGTTGTTTACGCCTGCTCTTCAAGCAGAGCACATGCAATTACTACTCCTTTTCTTCAGGCAGAGCACATCCACTATCCTGTGGAGCCTCTGCTCTCCCCATTCATGTTTTGCGAAACTTCTGAGGAAGATACCCACCTGTAACAATCACAAACACTGACTTCTCCCTGGAGACTCGTAGCTGGAGATTCTGTGCAGGACAGAGAAATCCCAGAAAGTCTTCCTGTTTACACAGGGAGTTCCTCTCCAATTCTTCCTCCACAAGCCAAGACAGGGAAGAAACACGGCAAGTCCAATATTTCATTCTCCATCAATGGAGGAAGGTATTATTGTATGTGATTACTGAGTTCTGTTATCCCAGGTGGGAAAACAgagaggagaagaaaggagaagaaTCACTGAGGAACTACCTGCTGGAAGCCTCTTCTGCCAAATACCACCTCAGCCTAGGAAAGTGTGTCTATTCTGTATGGCCTCCTGAGGGAAAATCGTAGAGGAGTTCCTTTTGCCAGGGGGCTGAGACAGCATCTGCCCCCTTCAATGGAAATCTGGACAGGAATCTTGTTACCTTGTTGTTGACTGGAGATACAAAAGAGGTCCTGGCAGGTGAGGCACATTCTTCCCATCACTGCATAAAAGACCCCAACAATAACAGCCCACTCTTCTGAATCCAGGTCATGCTGAATGAAACTATCTGCCTTCAGGCTGTAGATGCCCTAAAGCTGTTGAGCCTGAAGAGGTAAGCTGGTACTATCTACGGAAACAGAAGAATCACTTTCTGCTGGAGAGAGAGCTCATGCTTCCCTGACAATTGACATGGTGGATCTTGAGGAAAGCAAAAACTTGATCCTAGGATGCTAGCAGAGGTCTATGACGTGCCCCTGACTGATAATCTGGTACACCCACTTGTCCTGGGTGGAATAAAACTAAGCAGGGTGAAGGTTTGTAGTTGGCCTCCTGCTGGTAACTGAAGGGCTTCTTTACAGTTCTTTGGCTGAGAGCTCTCATACATGGAGGTAGGCTTGGAGGAGAATTCTGATCTGTTCTAGATTGGAATTTTCATGCTGGAAAGATCCCCTGTGGTCATGAAAGGAACTCTgccctgaactcttggatgtgCTGTTGTCTTTTGTAAGAAAAGACAGCAttgctttcttcttttccttggtCTCCACCAGGACTTTATTCAGTGTTGTGGTCCCAAAGAGCTTCTCTCCTTGGTAATAAACAATAAAGATGTATTTTGAGAGGTGATCCACATTTCAGCCATAGGATACAGAGAATAACAATGCTGGAGTCTAAGGAATAAACATGGCACCCAGGCTGGTATTTGCAGAGAACTCAGAGGCTCTTTGATTTTAAGCAGGTTTTGTTCAAGCCTGACTGGATTGGATCCTGTAAGAATTCTTCTGCCCAGATGATGGAAGCTCTGGAGAAACCAAAGGAGACTGTGCCCACTCTGAAGGCAAAGGCTGAGGCTTTGTGGGCTTTTTGAGACACAACTCTTTCTTTTTGTCACTTGTCTCTGGGGGTGCTGTCCTGATCTTTAAGAATCACCCCTGAAACAAGACCAACAACTGCTGCATCAACTAAAAGTACCCTTCAGAGTTTCCAAAGTGGAGAGGGTTCACATTATTTTTCAACTCAAGTTAGCCTCTCCCTTCACCCAAGGAGGCCCACTGCCTTCTGAGGGCCTTGTCAAAGGAATGTAGAAAAGAACTGGCAGCAGGAGTCGGCTCCAGTCCCCTCTTGTATATCCCACTTAAAGGTATCTTGATGAGCCCCatggatagaggtttacaagattatgcatgagatggagaaagtagagaaaagtccttttctccctttctcacaatacaagaactcgttggcattcaatgaaattgctgagcagtcaggttaaaatggataaaaagaagtacttcttcatccaaagggtgagtaacatgtggaattcactgccacaggaggtggtggcggctacaagcatagccaccttcaagaggggattggataaaaatatggagcagaggtccatcagtggctattagccacagtgtgtgtgtgtgtgtattggccactgtgtgatacagaatgttggactgcatgggccattggcctgatccaaaatggcttctcttatgttcaaatctCATTTTGGATGTCACCTTCCCCAGAAAGCATAGAATATTCTTCTGTTGGAATAGTCCAGTAAAAGCTTGGCCAGATGGGGCTgtttttccccaccccccaccccctctcttcTCTGAGTGCAGTCACTCTGAATGGCCAGAGGGGGCAGAATATCTAGCCCTGGAGACAGAAGGTGGTGTTGAATGCAGTAGGCGTAGAAGAGCTGTGACAGCTAAACCTGAGGGTGGCTTTGGGATCTGGGGAATAAGAgcttaatttaaaaaagagaatgccACTTACATCTTCTGGGTTCCTTTTTTCACCTCTTCCTGGAAAGGGGAAGAGGAATCCTTGCCCCTCTATCTATGACTTCACCACTTTGCACCTTTTCCTCTTCAGATCCTGTTTAACTTCCTTCAGCACCTCATCAGTAATGTGGGTGTGCAGATGTCCAGGTAGACCAAAGACCTATCAGTGAGGATGGTGGAGGGGAGGAAAAGCCACCCTCAAAAGAAGGCAAATGAGCTCCCCCATTGCCCCCTCCACTGCCTTAGAAATCCTTTCTTGTGGCTGGTGGTACACTGGGGGGAGAGTGACGTGGGTGGCTCCATTGACAGGCACATCCTCCACCAGTGCTTTGGAGAAGGAGAGGGCTTCCTGCCTGTTCCCCATCCCTGCCTGTGCTTTGGCAAGGAAAAGGAGAATGGCAGCAgaggaagaagggttttttttaagcaggaacacacttcCGGCTGACTTGGAATCAAGGGTGTGTGCCTTaaaaagcaaatgagttcctactgggctatttctacaaaaaagccctgtgtgaaacaatggtgccatcaaggggtgtggcctaatatgcaaatgagttcctgctgggctttttctgggggGGGAACCCCTGAGAAGAGATGGTGGCTGTCACCATGGAGGTTTGTTTCAGGGGGCCTTGGATGATGAAGCAGCCATACTGTCCTCTTGTGGTAGATTGGCACCAGTTGATGCTGTTGAGAGTTCCCTGTCAGGGACAGCAGCTTTTTCTTACTGCTGCTATGAACATGGGAGATGGAGGGAACCGCTGCTAATTTCTTCAGGTGTTTGAGCATTTTCTCCTGCTTTTGCCAAAACAAGGCAAAAGAGCTGTGGAAGCTCATCCATAGAGCACACAGGGCATGGAGGGTGGACTTGAGCACTAGCATATGCCTTGCCTATGGGGCAAGGAGGCAGAACAATCCATACTAGGATACCTTCCTCCACTGACAGAGAAGGGAAAACTCCCTAAAGCACGACCCCAGGTTGCAGCTGGAGCATTACATGATTATATTCTCTTCCCAAATCAGAATGCTGGTTAGAAGTGGATGTTTCAGATTGCATTACAAGGCTCTGAATGCTATGTTCTTTGCAGGTACCTTTAACCAGCAGAAACACTCACCTTTCTTTGTTACAGAATCGTTCGATTTGCTTTTTGCAATAGCTTCGTGGCTTCCTAAAGGGGGCTCCCATCTTTTCTGAGCAGAAACAGGAACACTTGGGATGGGTGGCAGTTTCTGGCGCCACTGGAGGCCATCCTTTTCCAGTAAGGCCTTGGTCATTCTGAAAAAGGAGATCTACTGGCTTATACAGTTCTTCTCAGACACAGCCATTCGTACTGTAATAGGCTATCCAATGCAGTTGGTATGCCTCTCCGGTTGTGTGTCCAAGCATAATGTCATACAAGGCAGTCAGGCACTTTCTCCACTGAATATCCTCAAACTCACTAATAATTATTAGAAGCACTGGAGCAGTCATATACAGGTTTCCTTACACTGCACAATGGAGTGATGAAATCCCCAGAGTTCAGCTGGCTTGTTGGAATGCTTTCACCTTCCTCAGCCCAAATGATGTAATATCTATTGGGAGCTCAAAAACCATACCCTGGCAGCACAGCTGGACTGACCCTAGATcaatggcccccaacctttttggcaccagggaccggttttgtggaagacaacttTTTCACGGATCGGTGAaggtggggatgctggggattttGCTGCCCTCATGCCCACACCATCCCTGCCACGccaggggtctttaaataaggagtaggtgaaggtcgCTGCCTCACTCCGCAgctcagttgctaacaggccgcggactggtactggtccatggcccgggagttggggacccctgccctagatgatTATCATGTAATTTTCTTTAACTACAATCTTAAGGAGAGTTGCATCTATTGATGTCCTCATGGGTTCCCCACTTGTAACATTATAATGATCTCTCTATTCTTTCCTCTGAATTgcacagctttcatttttaaaagcatgcCTTTCACTTTACATCTCTGTAACAAAAAGGGCTACAAGCTTacctcaatttaaaaaaaaaaagccggtaATTCAGAGGAGCTAGGGGACAACAATTGCCTTTCTAGGTAAGATCCATCTTGTTGCATCAGGTGCCTCTAATCCAGTCCCATTGCCTCAATACTGAACATCCCGTTGCTCCTGAGAAACTCACTGCTAGGACTTTACAGAGATGGTACACCTCATTTTAATATCAGAAACACACCATCCCCAGAGAAAGAATGCTGCTTCCTAGTCTTAGCATACAATGGACAAAATTTATACTGACTTTAGTGGAGGCAGACAGAATCTTAATTTACCAGGTTACAAGCCAGCTGTTTGGGACGTGAGGAAAACATTTCACCTAAATACGGTGAATTCATTTCAGGATTTCCTGAGAGCTCCTTTAACACAGCTAAGCAAGAAATTACCTGTTGACTCCATCATGTGCAGCTTGTACAGTACAGTCAACTTGTAATACAGTTTTGTAGTCCACATAGGCTAACTGGTATCTTTCCAGAGCTTCATAAGCTGCTGCCCGCCTCAGAAGGGGTTTGATTGCAAAAGGGATAAGATCCAAGGCACTAAAATCAGTGGAGAAGCAAAAAAACAAAGTTAAGCAGCAGAAGCTACAAACTCAGGTTAGTGGCAATTCGTCTGGACATCTGATTGCCTGATTAGTGTGCATTTCTCTTGGGCTAGCTAGAGCTACCACACGGTGCTACACTTCAGTGAAGCAGGGAGACAATCATTGCTTTAATATAAAGTAAGGGTGtgcatttttttcctttggttTTTTGGTTTGGaactattggacctgaaaaaaattCAGGATTCCCCAAAAAAAGCAGGATCTCAATACCAGGAAAGTATTCAGAGCCAGGGTTTTTCAGAtctcctgatttttttcaggtccAACAGACCCAAACTGTGGGGAAAAGGGGGGTGGCAGTTGCAAAGCTACTAAAAACAGCTGAAAGGTGGCTTAGCTTGAGATCTTTTGCCCAGACCCTTTAAACTAAactgcccaacagagcctgcCCACGAGCCTATCCTGCAAGTAGAGTTCTCACTGCAGGCTCAGCTGAGGCTCTGCTGGACAGCCTGGTTGAGAAATTTTAAAGGGGTACCTCCCAGTCAGTACTGACAGTGTTGCCATTGCTCTGAAAGATAAATCTCTGGACATGCTAGGCATTGCAAGAGACACTGCCTGAAGGATGCTGCTGCTCACCATTTCCCTGTGCCTTAGGAGAAATTGAAAGCAGTGTTGCTGTCACTGAGCAATGAAAGGAGGAAGAAGTGGTGTTCTGTCATTTACCTAGCTCATTTTAATTACTGAGACTGGTATAGTTTGTTTTGCAATATAATGATTCATAATTTTTTTAGATTTTCCTCAACTGCATCATATTGCTGTCAGAAGCACTGCTTTCAGAATAGTGCACAGGCCAAACAAGAGGCATGACCCTGACTGACCACAACAGTGCACTGTTTGCATTTCC is a window from the Heteronotia binoei isolate CCM8104 ecotype False Entrance Well chromosome 2, APGP_CSIRO_Hbin_v1, whole genome shotgun sequence genome containing:
- the TOMM34 gene encoding mitochondrial import receptor subunit TOM34 isoform X1, whose product is MAPASRISDLRQAGNEQFRNGQYGQAAALYGRALELLETAGEASAEEKSVLHSNRAACYLKDGNCSLCIKDCSVALDLIPFAIKPLLRRAAAYEALERYQLAYVDYKTVLQVDCTVQAAHDGVNRMTKALLEKDGLQWRQKLPPIPSVPVSAQKRWEPPLGSHEAIAKSKSNDSVTKKGELPTVATTEQANKLKIEGNEFVKKGNYKKAIEKYTESLKLHKLECTTYTNRALCYLNLKQHKEAIQDCSEALKLDAKNIKAFYRRAQAYKELKDYKSSMADINTLLKIEPKNTAAQKLQQELRKLLK
- the TOMM34 gene encoding mitochondrial import receptor subunit TOM34 isoform X2 gives rise to the protein MAPASRISDLRQAGNEQFRNGQYGQAAALYGRALELLETAGEASAEEKSVLHSNRAACYLKDGNCSLCIKDCSVALDLIPFAIKPLLRRAAAYEALERYQLAYVDYKTVLQVDCTVQAAHDGVNRMTKALLEKDGLQWRQKLPPIPSVPVSAQKRWEPPLGSHEAIAKSKSNDSVTKKVPTVATTEQANKLKIEGNEFVKKGNYKKAIEKYTESLKLHKLECTTYTNRALCYLNLKQHKEAIQDCSEALKLDAKNIKAFYRRAQAYKELKDYKSSMADINTLLKIEPKNTAAQKLQQELRKLLK